The Rubricoccus marinus nucleotide sequence GCCGAAGCGGCGCATAAAGAACTGCAAGACCGCGACCGCCTTGTCGCGGTCCCAGCGCTCGATGGGACCCTGGTTGAGCGGAAACTGCGTGTACTCGAACGGCTTGTAGGTCGCCGCGTCGGACTCGGCGAGGTCGATGTACGCGTTGATGCCCGCGATGTAGGCGTCGAGGCCGTCGCGGATGGCCAGGGGCAGCGCGTCGAACTGCGCCGCGCGCTCGGCGGGCGTGTAAAAAACGGTGCGGACGGCCTGGTCGGTGGAGAGCGCTGCGGAGCCCTGAATCTCCGAGAGGCGGCCTGTGGCCGCGCGCCAGAACGTCTCCATCTGGAACAGCCGGTCCTGCGCCACGGCCCAGCCCTGCGCGTAGAAGCCGCCGACCTCGGAGCTCGCGGTGATACGCGGAACGCCGTACGCGTCGCGGCTGATGACGACCGAGGAGCCGTCGGGCGCCGTCAGGGTCTGGGCCTCTGGCGCCGAAGCGGTGAGGAGGAGCGCGGCAAGCGCGAGGACGCAATATCTCATGGGGCTGAGGTCGGGTTCGCTCGCACGGTACAACGCCCACCTGTTCTCCGCAATGGGGAGAAGCCTTGCCCCCGGGGCTCCGCGCCAGAGGCCCCTGGCGCCGGGTAGCTTGCCGCTCCCCTCCCGCCCCGCCTGTGCTCGACCGCATCCGCTCCCTCACCGACAGCGGCCACGCCGACGTGGTCCGCCTCCGCCGACAGATCCACCGCGCACCCGAACTGGCGTTCGAGGAGCACGAGACCGCCGCGCTCATCGCGCAGACGTTGCGGGAGATCGGCCTGGAGCCCACTACAGGCGTCGGCAAAACGGGCGTCGTTGCGCACATCGAAGGCGCGCAGCCAGGCCCGGTCCGCGCGCTCCGCGCCGACATCGACGCGTTGCCCATCCGCGAGGCCAACACGTTCAGCTTCGCGAGCCAGAACGAGGGGAAGATGCACGCCTGTGGCCACGACGGGCACACCGCCATGCTGCTCGGCGTCGCGCGCGTGCTCCACGCGTTGCGGGAGGACCTCGCCGGGACGGTCCGGCTGGTTTTCCAGCCCAGCGAGGAGAAGGCGCCCGGCGGCGCCAAGATCATGATCGAGGAGGGCGTGCTGGACGAGATGGACGGCGTTGGCGCGCCAGAGGCCATCCTGGGGCAGCATGTGGTCCCGCACCTGGACTCCGGCGTGATCGGCGTGCGTGGCGGCGCGTTCATGGCGAGCGCGGACGAGATCTATCTGACCGTCCACGGCCAAGGTGGGCACGCCGCGGCGCCTCACCTCCTCGTCGACCCCGTGATGGCGCAGGCGCACATCCTGACGGCGCTCCAGACCGTGATCTCTCGCCACCGCCCGCCCGGCGTTCCCAGCCTGCTCTCCTTTGGCCGCGTCGAAGCCGACGGCGCCACGAACATCGTCCCGGACGACGTGCGGCTGATCGGCACGTTCCGGTCCATGGACGAGGACTGGCGCTGGGAGGCGCACCGCCTGATCCGTCGCGTGGCGGAGCACACCGCGCTCGCGCTCGGGGCCACGTGCGAGGTCGAGATCGTCGTCGGCTACCCCTCGCTGGTCAACGACGAACGCCTGGCCTCTGGCGTGGCCGCGCTCGCGCGCGAGTTCCTGGGCGCCGAGCGCGTGGTGGAGGTCCCAGAGTGGTACGCCGCCGAGGACTTCGCGTGGTACACCCGCGAGGTCCCGGGCTGCTTCTACGTGCTCGGCACGGGCTCCGACGAGGCCGACAGCCGCCACGGCCTCCACACGCCACGGTTCACGCTAGACGAGGAGGCCATGCGCACCGGCGTCGGCCTGATGGCCGCGCTCGCGATGCGGGGAGTCTGAGCCTCTGGCGTTTCAGAGTTGCGCGCGCGTGCCGCGCCAGAGGCCTGAACGGCGCGACGGAGCCGTTGGCACATCGGTTGCTGCGCTCCCGCTGTCCTCTCCCCCTCGCGCGCGCCCGTGCCGATCCCTCTCGACGACGCCTTCCACCTTCTCGACCTCGAACGTGAGGCCTCGCTCTCCGACGCCAAAAAGGCTCGGCGCGAGCTCGCGATGGTGTGGCACCCCGACCGCTTCCCGGAAAACCAGGAGCTCCAGTCCCGCGCGGTCGAGAAGATCAAGCGCATCAACGAGGCCTACGAGCAGGTCACCGACTACCTCCGCGTCTCTGCCCCCAGCCAGCAGCTGATGGCGAAGCCTGCCGCCACCGAGGCGCCAGAGGCCGCGCGCAAAACCGTCACGCTGTGCTGCGTGCCCACCGACGAGACCCGGCTGTCCTGCAGCCTCGGCCTCGAAGTCGGCGGGGACCGCTTCGCGGAAATCCTGACGACGGGCTCCACCGTGCCTTGCGCCGCGGCCAAGACGTTTACCAACGCGCGCGATTTCCAGGAAGCGCTCACCATCCGCGTTATCTGCGGGGACGGCGCCCTCCCCGCGTCCTCTGCCGACGGCCTGGGCCGCGTGACGTTTGTGGACCTTCCGCCCCGCCCCCGCGGCTTTTTGCGGATGCAGGTCGTCTTCGCGATCGACGACAAAGGCACCGTCGCCATCGGCGCGACGGACCTCGACTCTGGCGAGCCGGTCCTCGTCAGCACGGACTGACGCCTCTGGCGGTACGCCAGGGACCGCGCCTCGCGCCAGAGGCCCACGGGACGGGCCGGCCTCTGGCGAAGGCTCCGCGGAGGCCGATCCCTCCCGTGGAGGCGGCGTATCCTCCAGCATGAACGCTTTCAGCTCCCTCCCAGACTCGGCCCGGCTCTGGCTTTTCGCCGCCGACGCTCCGATCTCTGACGACACCCTGGCGCAGGTCCGCGCCTTTCTCCCCACCTGGGCCAGCCACGGCCGTCCTGTCACCGCTGCCGCGGAGCGCGTGGCGGACTCCGTGCTCGCCGTCGCGGCGGTGATCTCGCCCGAGGAGTTCAACGCCGGCGTCTCCGGTTGCGGCATCGACGCGATGACGCACGCTGTGGAAGCCGCCTTCGGGGCCACAGGCCTTGCCCAGGCCTCGCCTCTGGCGGTGAGCTACCGCGACGCGGAGGACACGTGGCAGTCGGTCCCGCGCTCGGCCTTCCGCAAACTCGCTCGCGCGGGGGAGGTCAGCGGCCAGACTCCGGTCCTGGACCTCACCCCGACCGACCTCGGCACGCTCCGCGCCAGAGGCGCCGTCCGCCCGGCCTCCGAGGCGTGGCACGGCGCGGCGTTCGCGCTCGGCGTCCCGGCCTAGCGTGGCGGCGCGGCCTCGGGCCTCTGGCGCAGGCCGCGAGCTTGCCGTCGGCGCGGCGGTGGTTACCGGCCTGATGGGCGTCGGGACGGCGGGGTACGCGCTCCTGGAAGGGATGCGGCTGCTGGACGCGCTCTACATGACGTTTATCACGCTGACCACCATCGGGTTCACCGAGGTCGGCACGCTGAGCGACGCCGGGCGCGTGTTCACGATGGTGATCGCCACCGTCGGCATCGGTACGTTCGCCACGCTCGCCACGCGGGCGGTTCAGATCATCGTCCTCAACGCCAACTTCCGGTCCCGGCGCATGCAACGGCGCATCGATTCCCTCTCCGGCCACTACGTCATCTGCGGCTTCGGCCGCATCGGTGAGCGCGTGGCGACCGACCTCCGCGAGGCCGGCCGCGACCTCGTCGTGATCGACCGCAGCGACGAGCCCGCCGAGCAGTTGGAGAACCAGGGCTTCCTCTTCGTGCAGGGGAACGCCGAGGAAGAGGAGATCCTCCGCGCCGCCGGGCTTGAGCGCGCCGCCGGGCTCATCCTTGTCCTCCCCCAGGACGCCGCGAACGTGTTCGTGGCCCTTTCGGCCCGCGAGATCCGGCCAGAAGCCGGTCCCGACGGCCTGTTCATCGTCGCACGGACCAACGAGCAGTCGGCGTTGAACAAGCTCAAGCGCGCCGGCGCCGACAAGGTCATCTCCCCGCTGGAGATCGGCGCCGACCGCATCGCGCAGACCATCCTGCGGCCTCGCGTGGACCGCTTCATGGAAAAGGTCCTCGGCGTCGGCGCGCTGGACTTCGACCTGGAGGAGATCCGCGTGTCCGAAGGGAGCCTCCTGGACGGCCGCTCGCTCGTGGAGGTGGACTTCCGCCGCCGGTACAACGCCATCGTCGTCGGCGTGCTCAAGGCCTCTGGCGACTGGCGGTTCAACCCCGACGCGACCGTCCCGCTCGACGCTGGTGACACGTTGATCGTGCTGGGCTCCCCGGCACGCATCGGCGAGATCCGCGCCGGCGGGCAGATGTCGCTCCCCGGGCAATCGGTGAAGTAGCCGCGGCCTCTGGCGAGTTCCGAGTTCCGAGTTCCGAGTTCCGAGAGAAGCTGTTCGGCGCGGGCCTCTGGCGCCAGAGGCGGTCGGAACTTTTCAGGCACCGCGGAGCCTTACGCATCCCGCATCCCGCATCCCGCATCCCGCATCCCGCATCCCGCATCCCGTGCTCACCCTCGTCCCCACGCCCGTCGGCAACCTTGAAGACATCACGATGCGCGCGCTCCGCGTGCTCCGCGAGGCCAGCGTGGTGGCATGTGAGGACACGCGGACAACCGGCGTGCTGCTGACGCACTACGGCATCACCACGCCGCGGACCAGCTTCCACATCCACAACGAGCACGCCAAGGCCGCGTCGCTCGTCGAGCGGATGGAGGCCGGCGAGCACGTCGCCCTGGTGAGCGACGCCGGGACGCCCGGCATCTCGGACCCCGGCTACCTCCTCGTCCGCGAGGCCATCGAGGCTGGCGTGCGCGTCGAGGCGTTGCCTGGACCGACGGCGTTCGTGCCCGCGCTCGTCGCCAGCGGCCTGCCCTGTGACCGGTTCGTCTACGAAGGCTTTCTGCCCCACAAGAAGGGCCGCCAGACGCGCCTGAAAGCGCTCGAAACCGAGACGCGCACGATGGTGCTCTACGAGAGCCCGCACCGTCTCGTCAAGCTCCTCGGCCAACTCCGGGAGCACCTCGAAGACGACCGCCCCGCCGCGGTTTGCCGCGAGATCTCGAAGCTCCACGAGGAGACCGCCAGAGGCACCCTCGCCGAGCTCGAAGCCGACTTCGCGGCGCGCCCCAAAGTCCGCGGCGAGATCGCCGTCGTGGTTGGCGGCGGAAGCGGCCAGCCCAAGGAGGCCTCTGGCGAACCGACCCGGCGCCAGCGGCGTGGACGTGACCGATCTTGAGCCTCTGGCGTCTCCCTCTCCCTATGCGTTTTCTCATCTTCGCTCTCGTCCTCGCCTCCGCCTCGGCGTGCGCGCAGTCCACGCCGGAGGCGCCCACTGAGGCGCTGGACCTTCGCGATCACACGACGATCCGCACCGCCGATGCGACGCCAGAGGCGCCGCTCTCCGAGGGCTCTGGCTCCGCCGAGGAGTCCGACGCTGAGGCGGCGGTCCGCGACATCGTGGCTGGAGACGGCGTGCACGTGGTCCATTTCTGGGCGCCTTGGTGTGGCAACTCCATCAACGAGCTCCGCTCGGGCATCGCCGAGGTGGTCGACGCGAACCCCGACGTGACGTTTACCTACGTGACCGTCCGCAACGACGGCGAAGACGGCGCCTCCACGCTCGCGCGGTACGGCGTGCCGGAGCGCGTAGAGGTTCTCGCGCATCCCGGCGGCAAGCCCGTCGTCTTCCTCGGGCGCCCTATCACGTGGACGCCTACCACGTGGGTGTTCAACCGCAACGGCACGCTCGCCTACGCCTTCAACTACGGCGAGGTCTCGCCCGTGCTTCTCTCCCAAGCCATCGCCGACGCCCAGAGCGATTGGCACCACGACTGATCCCTGTGTCTGAGTTCCCGTTTTCTCCCCCCTCCACCGACGCCGAGCGCGCCGTCGCTACCGCCGTCGCCAGAGGTGGCATCCAGGTCGTCGTGTTCTGGGCCGACTGGTGCGGCAACTCCATCTCGCAACTGGAGCGCGGCCTGGCCGACGCCATCGCCGAGCACGAGGACGTGGGCTTCACCTTCGTCTCGCTCTGGGCCTCTGGCGCCAGCGGCCTGGACACGTTGCGGGCGTACGGCATCCCCGAGCGCGCCGAGGTCGTCGCGCAGCCCGGCGTGGGGCAGGACGCGCCGAAGGAGTACCGCGACACGCAGTTCCTTGGCCTTCCCGTCACGTGGATCCCCACGACCTGGGTGTTCCGCGAAGGCCGGCTCGCGTACGCCTTCAACTACGGCGAGGTCACGCACGAGCAACTAGACGCCGCCATCGAAGGCGCGAAGAGCGCCTGGTAACCTCTGGCGCTGGCAATGCACGGGGAGGCTCGTTGCCACGCCAGAGGCTTCTGGCGGTGCGCGGTGCCTCTGCCGGCGTGCGGTGCTTCCCCGCTCATCAACGTGTCATCCAGACAGAGCGAAGCGACGAGGGATCTAGCCAGGTCCTCACGCCAGAGGCGTGTTCAGCGTGCGGGCATCCGGTGACTAGATCCCTCGGCACGCTCGGGATGTCACGCTAGGGGCCTCGCTGCCGCACCTCGCTCTACGCACGGAAGCGCCGGGGCCTCTGGCGCCATAGGGTTCTGCCACTGGTCCCTTCCCACTGCCAACTGGGCCGCTACCCCGCGTCGTCCATGCGGGACGCGCGGTCGGCGAGGTGGAGGGCGTGGATGATGGGGTCCAGGTTGCCGTCCAAGATGTTCTGGAGCGCGTGGTTCTTGTCGTCCCCCTCCAGGCGGTGGTCCGTTACGCGGCCCTGAGGCCAGTTGTAGGTGCGGATCTTGCCGGAGCGGTCGCCGGACCCCACCATCTCGTTGCGCATCGCGGAGCGCTCGGCGTCGGCCTCGTCTCGCT carries:
- a CDS encoding M20 metallopeptidase family protein — protein: MLDRIRSLTDSGHADVVRLRRQIHRAPELAFEEHETAALIAQTLREIGLEPTTGVGKTGVVAHIEGAQPGPVRALRADIDALPIREANTFSFASQNEGKMHACGHDGHTAMLLGVARVLHALREDLAGTVRLVFQPSEEKAPGGAKIMIEEGVLDEMDGVGAPEAILGQHVVPHLDSGVIGVRGGAFMASADEIYLTVHGQGGHAAAPHLLVDPVMAQAHILTALQTVISRHRPPGVPSLLSFGRVEADGATNIVPDDVRLIGTFRSMDEDWRWEAHRLIRRVAEHTALALGATCEVEIVVGYPSLVNDERLASGVAALAREFLGAERVVEVPEWYAAEDFAWYTREVPGCFYVLGTGSDEADSRHGLHTPRFTLDEEAMRTGVGLMAALAMRGV
- a CDS encoding TlpA family protein disulfide reductase; the protein is MSEFPFSPPSTDAERAVATAVARGGIQVVVFWADWCGNSISQLERGLADAIAEHEDVGFTFVSLWASGASGLDTLRAYGIPERAEVVAQPGVGQDAPKEYRDTQFLGLPVTWIPTTWVFREGRLAYAFNYGEVTHEQLDAAIEGAKSAW
- a CDS encoding TlpA family protein disulfide reductase, producing MRFLIFALVLASASACAQSTPEAPTEALDLRDHTTIRTADATPEAPLSEGSGSAEESDAEAAVRDIVAGDGVHVVHFWAPWCGNSINELRSGIAEVVDANPDVTFTYVTVRNDGEDGASTLARYGVPERVEVLAHPGGKPVVFLGRPITWTPTTWVFNRNGTLAYAFNYGEVSPVLLSQAIADAQSDWHHD
- a CDS encoding J domain-containing protein; translated protein: MPIPLDDAFHLLDLEREASLSDAKKARRELAMVWHPDRFPENQELQSRAVEKIKRINEAYEQVTDYLRVSAPSQQLMAKPAATEAPEAARKTVTLCCVPTDETRLSCSLGLEVGGDRFAEILTTGSTVPCAAAKTFTNARDFQEALTIRVICGDGALPASSADGLGRVTFVDLPPRPRGFLRMQVVFAIDDKGTVAIGATDLDSGEPVLVSTD
- the rsmI gene encoding 16S rRNA (cytidine(1402)-2'-O)-methyltransferase, which encodes MLTLVPTPVGNLEDITMRALRVLREASVVACEDTRTTGVLLTHYGITTPRTSFHIHNEHAKAASLVERMEAGEHVALVSDAGTPGISDPGYLLVREAIEAGVRVEALPGPTAFVPALVASGLPCDRFVYEGFLPHKKGRQTRLKALETETRTMVLYESPHRLVKLLGQLREHLEDDRPAAVCREISKLHEETARGTLAELEADFAARPKVRGEIAVVVGGGSGQPKEASGEPTRRQRRGRDRS
- a CDS encoding potassium channel family protein — its product is MAARPRASGAGRELAVGAAVVTGLMGVGTAGYALLEGMRLLDALYMTFITLTTIGFTEVGTLSDAGRVFTMVIATVGIGTFATLATRAVQIIVLNANFRSRRMQRRIDSLSGHYVICGFGRIGERVATDLREAGRDLVVIDRSDEPAEQLENQGFLFVQGNAEEEEILRAAGLERAAGLILVLPQDAANVFVALSAREIRPEAGPDGLFIVARTNEQSALNKLKRAGADKVISPLEIGADRIAQTILRPRVDRFMEKVLGVGALDFDLEEIRVSEGSLLDGRSLVEVDFRRRYNAIVVGVLKASGDWRFNPDATVPLDAGDTLIVLGSPARIGEIRAGGQMSLPGQSVK